In the Bacillus sp. HSf4 genome, ACGTATCACCGAAGCTGCGGACTGTTCTTACGAACAGTGGTAGGAGAGCGTTCTAAGGGCTGTGAAGCGAGACCGGAAGGACTCGTGGAGCGCTTAGAAGTGAGAATGCCGGTATGAGTAGCGAAAGAGGGGTGAGAATCCCCTCCACCGAATGCCTAAGGTTTCCTGAGGAAGGCTCGTCCGCTCAGGGTTAGTCGGGACCTAAGCCGAGGCCGAAAGGCGTAGGCGATGGATAACAGGTTGATATTCCTGTACCACCTCCTCACCATTTGAGCAATGGGGGGACGCAGGAGGATAGGGTAAGCGCGGTATTGGATATCCGCGTCCAAGCAGTTAGGCTGGGAAATAGGCAAATCCGTTTCCCATCAAGGCTGAGCTGTGATGGCGAGTGAAATATAGTAGCGAAGTTCCTGATTCCACACTGCCAAGAAAAGCCTCTAGCGAGGTGAGAGGTGCCCGTACCGCAAACCGACACAGGTAGGCGAGGAGAGAATCCTAAGGTGATCGAGAGAACTCTCGTTAAGGAACTCGGCAAAATGACCCCGTAACTTCGGGAGAAGGGGTGCTCTGTTAGGGTGCAAGCCCGAGAGAGCCGCAGTGAATAGGCCCAGGCGACTGTTTAGCAAAAACACAGGTCTCTGCGAAGCCGTAAGGCGAAGTATAGGGGCTGACGCCTGCCCGGTGCTGGAAGGTTAAGAGGAGCGCTTAGCGTATGCGAAGGTGCGAATTGAAGCCCCAGTAAACGGCGGCCGTAACTATAACGGTCCTAAGGTAGCGAAATTCCTTGTCGGGTAAGTTCCGACCCGCACGAAAGGCGCAACGATCTGGGCACTGTCTCAACGAGAGACTCGGTGAAATTATAGTACCTGTGAAGATGCAGGTTACCCGCGACAGGACGGAAAGACCCCGTGGAGCTTTACTGCAGCCTGATATTGAATGTTGGTACAGCTTGTACAGGATAGGTAGGAGCCTTGGAAACCGGAGCGCCAGCTTCGGTGGAGGCATCGGTGGGATACTACCCTGGCTGTATTGACCTTCTAACCCGCTGCCCTTATCGGGCAGGGAGACAGTGTCAGGTGGGCAGTTTGACTGGGGCGGTCGCCTCCTAAAAGGTAACGGAGGCGCCCAAAGGTTCCCTCAGAATGGTTGGAAATCATTCGCAGAGTGTAAAGGCACAAGGGAGCTTGACTGCGAGACCTACAAGTCGAGCAGGGACGAAAGTCGGGCTTAGTGATCCGGTGGTTCCGCATGGAAGGGCCATCGCTCAACGGATAAAAGCTACCCCGGGGATAACAGGCTTATCTCCCCCAAGAGTCCACATCGACGGGGAGGTTTGGCACCTCGATGTCGGCTCATCGCATCCTGGGGCTGTAGTCGGTCCCAAGGGTTGGGCTGTTCGCCCATTAAAGCGGTACGCGAGCTGGGTTCAGAACGTCGTGAGACAGTTCGGTCCCTATCCGTCGCGGGCGCAGGAAATTTGAGAGGAGCTGTCCTTAGTACGAGAGGACCGGGATGGACGCACCGCTGGTGTACCAGTTGTTCTGCCAAGGGCATCGCTGGGTAGCTATGTGCGGACGGGATAAGTGCTGAAAGCATCTAAGCATGAAGCCCCCCTCAAGATGAGATTTCCCATTCCGTTAAGGAAGTAAGATCCCTGAAAGATGATCAGGTTGATAGGTCTGAGGTGGAAGTGTGGCGACACATGGAGCTGACAGATACTAATCGATCGAGGGCTTAACCAAATGAATGTCTTACGACACCGTTATCTAGTTTTGAGAGAACACCTCTCAAATAAGGTTTGGTGGCGATAGCGAAGAGGTCACACCCGTTCCCATGCCGAACACGGAAGTTAAGCTCTTCAGCGCCGATGGTAGTTGGGGGCTTCCCCCTGTGAGAGTAGGACGCCGCCAAGCAATGTAAAAGACCAGCTTTAAATAAGCTGGTCTTTTTTATTGTTTTCTCACCTGGAAAATGATTTTATAGCAAAGAAAAATGACGAATAACAGGGCAACGCTTATGAATAAGCCGATTCGTTCGCTCGTATGAATCATAGCGCCGGAGAGTGCCAGCAAAATAAAACCGATGCCTAAGTATGAAGTGAAAGGATATCCGAATGCTTTAAATGATGTTTTATTTTGATATGTTGGATGGAGTTTAATATGAGAAGCCAGGATAATGATCCAATTTAAAATCAGCATAACTCCGGCGGAAGTGGTGATATACTCATACATATTGCTTGGTAACAGATACGAGAAAAAAATCGAAATACATAATCCTAAAGCCGTAAGCGAGAGTGATTTAAAAGCAATGCCGCGGCTGTTTTTTTCTTGTAAGCCTTTAGGAGCATCGCCATCTTGAGCTAAAGAAATCATGACATGGCTTACTGAAAACAATGCACCGACCATTGTTGAAAATGCTGCACTAATGATGATGGCGTTAAATATTGAATCGATATAAGGGATTTGAAAAGCTGCCAGTGCGGTTACAAATGGACTTTCCGACTCGTTAACGGTTGTCCAGTCCACCATAAGAAATATCAGCAGCAAGGCTGCCAAGTAGATGGAGACGAGCGGAATCGTCAATCCAAACCCCGCCTTGGGAATTTCATTTTTATTTTCAAGCTCTGATGATACGACACCGATAACAGCAATACCGCCAAAAGAAAAAAAGACAAAAATAAGCGCTGACCATAAACCGATAACGCCATTTGGAAACAGCGCTCCGAAAGCCACCGATGCAGTCCCTGCAGCATCCTTCGGGTTGACCACACCAAAAACAAACAAAAGGCCAAAACATACAAACGCAATTAAAGTTGAAAGTTTGATGATAGCAAATATAGATTCGATTTTTCCAAAGTTTTTGACTCCCAAAAGATTGATGCCAATTCCCAACCCGGAATACATGATTGAAAAAACCCATAATGGAATATAGGGAAACCAAAATTGTGTGAATGTGGCAAGTGCAACGACTTCACTGGACATGATAAAGATGCCCGCCAGCCAATACATCCAGCCAGACATAAAGCTTATCGGGTGACCGTATGCTTTTCTGGCGTAGGTTCGAAATGAGCCCGCCTGGGGATCATTGACGGTCATTTCCGCGAGTGCGCTGAATACAAAAAAAGTTGTCAGACCGGCTATCATATAGCCAAGTAAAACAGAAGGACCAGCGGTTTTTATCGATAGTCCCGTCCCTAAAAAAAAGCCTGCGCCAATAATGGAGCCGATGCCAATCAGAGAGAGCTGCCACCATTTCAGTTCTGGCCCCTTTCCCTGCGCTGCTTGTTTTGCCTGCTGATGTTTTACGGTTTGCTTGATGAGATGAGGATCTTTCATCAGACTCAGTCCTTTTAAAATCGATAAAGGTATTATTTCCATTTTCCCGAATTCTATCATGAGCAGGTCAAGCTCATTTGCCGGAAAATCCGCACATAGATGACGTTGATACAGACACCTAATGCCCAGCGCCTACATATACTGATCTAACCTTCAAAAACTTTCTTAATTTTGTATACAAATATTAAAGGTTGGAAATACTTATACCATGGAGGTGGAATGGATGAGTAAGTCTGATCATGGGGAAACGTGTATCATTTGTGAACAAACAAAAAGCGAAGGAATTCACCTTTATACTAAATTTTTATGTGAAGATTGCGAAAAAAAGATTATATCGACATCAACGTCCGACCCTCAATACTCTGATTATGTAAAAAAATTAAAAAGTCTCCGCACACCGCCATTGTATTCTTAGACCGTTTCAAGGTCTTTTTTTTTGCCTATCGATCGGGAGTCTTTCAGATCCTATCAGAGCACGGTATAATAAAGATGGGAAACATGCGGATTGTTTCGGGACATCGGATTGAGATGTCTTTTTTGATATATGACAGCGGCTTTTTAGCTTATGAAAGAATGGATGAGGAGGAGATGATGTGATGAAACCGATTTGTCATTTTTTACTTCGTACTGTAACCGCAAGTACAATGTCCGTATTCCTTTGGTTTACCAGTTTCTTTGCCTTTGACCAGACATTTCTCCTGTCCTCTCTTTATGCGGCAGGAGCTTGGACTGTCATTTATGCCGGGGGAAAGTGGTATGGAACCTATTTATTTTTAAGAGACAATCAGCTTACAAGACGCGAATATGCCTATATTAAACAAAATTTGCGGGAAGCAAAAGAGAAAATAGCCCGTTTAAGAAAAGCGCTGTTTGCAGTGAGAAATATCCAAACGATAAAACAGAATTTTGAAATTTTGCGCATCGTCAGAAGAATTTACACGATCACAAAGAAAGAGCCGAAGCGTTTTTATCAAGTGGAACGCTTTTATTATCAACACCTTGATTCAATTGTTGAATTGACAGAAAAATATGCTTTGTTAGCCTCACAGCCAAAGCGGAATGCGAAGCTGGAAGTGTCGTTGAGCGAAACGCGAATGACAATTGACAAGCTTGCAAAACAATTGGAAGAAGACCTTTACTGTCTGCTGAAATCGGATATCGAACACCTGGAATTTGAGCTGGATGTCGCCAAAAATTCGTTGAAGAAAAGCTGAAGGAGGAGAGATGAATGACTGAATCCAATCCTTCACAGCGAAAGGGCGCGGCGGGACGTGATCTTCTTGTCGATCCTTATGGACAAGGAGCAGATGTATTGTCTGAAAAAAACCGGAGGCGGGCATTGCAGCTGGCTGAACAGATTGATCCGAAAAATCACCAGAGCATCACACAATTTGGAGCTCAAACTCAATCAAAACTGGCTGATTTTTCTCATGCCTTTTTGGAGCATGTTCAAAAGAACGATGCAGGCGAGACCGGAAACGTTTTAGGAGAGCTGGTGAAAAAGCTTAAGCAGGTCAGCCCTGATGAGTTGCAGCCGAAAAAACGGAGCTTCTTTTCCCGCTTTTTCGGAGGGGGTTCCCATTCCGTCCAAGAGGTTTTATCACGGTACCAAAAAACTGCCGTCCAAATTGACAGAATCAGTGTAAGGCTTGAATATTCCAGAACAGCATTGATCGGTGATCGCAAAATGCTTGATCAGCTTTATGAAAAGAATCGGGAATATTACGAGGCGTTAAATATTTATATTGCCGCCGGGAGGCTGAAACTGGAGGAATTGCACACAAAAATTATTCCCAAGCTGAAGGAAGAACTAAAAACGGAGCGGCATCATATGGCCGCCCACGACATAAACGATATGATTCAGTTTGCCGACCGGCTGGAAAAACGTCTCTACGATTTAACAGTGAGCAGGCAGATTACGCTGCAAAGCGCGGCGCAAATCCAGCTCATTCAGCATACAAACCAAGTATTGGCCGAAAAGATCCAGTCTTCAATTATAACAGCCATTCCTCTGTGGAAAAACCAGGTGGCTATTGCGCTTGCCCTGCTGAGGCAGCACCGCGCTGCAGAAACGCAAAAGCAAGTCTCCGACACGACAAATGAGCTTCTCATCAAAAATGCAGAGATGCTGAAAGCCAATTCAGTTGAAATCGCCAAAGAGAAAGAACGCGGCTTCGTCGACATTGAAACCTTGAAAAAAGTGCAGGACAATTTAATCGGCATAATTGAAGAGACCCTCAACATTCAAGAAGAGGGACAGGCAAAACGGCTGAAGGCTGAAGAAAAAATAAGGCAGCTTGAGGGAGATTTTAAAATGAAGCTTATGAATATGAAAGACGATCGGTAAATTTCCAAAAGGTCTTCCTTTAAGTCAGGCATTTTCAAAGGTATAATAAGGTCAGCATCCACTTGATGAGAGATGTTTGAATAAAGAGAGATGCCGGGAAGGATTTCCGGGCTTACATAAAAGGATCGGTATACATGAAAACACCTTTATATACAGCATTGGTTCACCATGCAGAAGGAAATCATCAATCTTTTCACGTTCCGGGACATCACAATGGAGATGTCTTTTTTGATGAAGCGAGAACCCTGTTTGAATCCATCCTGAAAATCGATGTCACCGAATTGACGGGTCTTGATGATTTACATGAGCCGTCAGGTGTTATAAAGGAAGCACAGGATTTAACCTCAGAGCTTTTTGGTGCAAAAGAAAGTTTTTTTCTCGTTAACGGATCAACGGTCGGCAATCTGGCCATGATTCTTTCAGTCTGCGGACCGGGTGATGTCCTGCTCGTTCAGCGAAATTGCCACAAGTCGGTATTTCATGCGGTTGAACTGTCGGGCGCCCAGCCGGTGTTTTTGACGCCTGAAGTGGATGATGCGCTTGATGTTCCAACCCATGTTCTGCAAAAGACCGTCCAAGATGCGATTTTAAAGCATCCGTCGGCAAAAGGGCTGATGCTGACATATCCTAATTACTACGGACATGCCGTCAACCTTCAACCCGTTATCGCTGAAGCCCATAAGCATGACATACCTGTCTTAGTCGATGAAGCCCATGGCGCCCATTTTATATTGGGCCGTCCATTTCCCCAGCCGGCATTAGAAGCGGGTGCGGATGCCGTCGTACAGTCAGCACATAAAACGCTGCCGGCGATGACAATGGGCTCCTACCTTCACCTTAACAGCGGGAGAATCAACAGGGACAGGCTGAAGCATTATGTGACCGTACTTCAAAGCAGCAGCCCTTCCTATCCGATTATGGCTTCTTTGGATTTAGCCAGGGCCTATGCCGAGGAGATCATAAAATCGCATAGAATAACAAAGATTGAAAAAGGGATCAATGAAATAAAAGAGCATTTCTTCAAAATCAAAGGACTGGAAATCGTAGAACCGGCTGATCCCGGCGTTCGGCAGGACCCTTTGAAGCTTTGTGTCAGGTCGCTTCATGGCCACTCCGGCTATGAATTGAAAAGCATCTTTGAGGCGAACGGGGTCCATCCCGAGTTAGCAGATGAAAAGCAGGTGCTGTTCATCCTTCCACTGGAGGGGAAAAGCAGACTCGCACCGGAGCTCATCAGGAAGATTGAAAAGGGAATCGATCACTGGCCGGCCGCCAAGCAAAGCCGATCCCGGATCGAGCTGCCTATAGAAAAAATCACCACCTTGCCTTTTGAAAAAAGCGTCCTTTCCTCTTTGAAAAAAGAGGCGGTGCCATTGAGCAGGGCTGCCGGCAGAATCAGCGCCGAGCAGGTGATTCCATATCCGCCCGGCATTCCTTTGATCATGGCGGGGGAAAGAATAACCGAAGAGAGCATCAGCCAGTTGTCACGGCTTATCGACCTGAATGTTCACATTCAGGGAGGCGTTCACTTGGAGGATAAACAAATAACTGTCTATATAGAAGAGGAGTAATCATGAGCGGTTTATTTATTACTTTTGAAGGTCCTGAAGGTGCAGGAAAAACAACCGTCCTTGAGGCCGCAGCCCAAATATTGATGAAAAACGGCCATTCCGTTCTTGCAACAAGAGAACCGGGAGGCATTGACATATCCGAACAGATTCGCGAAGTCATTCTTAATCCGAAAAATACGGATATGGACCCTAAAACAGAGGCGCTTTTATATGCAGCGGCAAGGAGGCAGCACCTTGTTGAAAAAGTCAAACCCGCCCTTGATAAGGGGCAAATCGTCTTGTGCGACCGGTTCATCGACAGCTCCTTGGCTTATCAAGGATATGCAAGGGGACTTGGAATGGACGAAGTTCTTTCTGTCAACCAGTTTGCGATCGGCGGTATGATGCCGGATGTGACCATTTTCTTTGCGATTGAACCCGAGGAAGGCCTCAAACGGATCAATGCAAATGAAGACCGGGAAAAGAACCGTCTCGATCTTGAACAAATTCACTTTCACAAGCGGGTTCAGGAAGGCTACCAAGAGGCGATCAAACGGTTTCCCGACCGTTTTCAAACGGTTGACGCCAGCCAGACATTTGAAGATGTATTAAAAAGGGTAAATCAAATTATTAATGAAGCGTTAAAAAATCGACTGTGACCTGATTACCAATCGTTGTTATAATGGAAACAAGAATATCCTTAGGCGTTTCCAATCAAAAGGAGGCTTTTCATATGAAGTTAATTATAGCTGTTGTTCAGGATCAAGACAGCAATCGGCTTTTAAAGGCTTTGACCGATCATAATTTCCGCGTGACCAAGCTGGCGTCAACCGGCGGTTTTCTGAAATCGGGAAACACCACCTTCATGATGGGCGTTGATGATATTCGAGTGGATAAAGCGTTAAGTCTGATAAAAGAAAACGGAAGCAAACGGGATCAGCTGATTGCGCCTGTCTCTCCGATGGGAGGAAATGCGGATTCTTATGTTCCTTATCCGGTTGAAGTTGAAGTAGGCGGAGCAACCGTTTTTGTACTGCCAATTGAGCAATTCCATCAATTTTAAGGGTTGAGGATATGAAAATAAGTCAAGAACTGCGGACGATGATAGAAAAACAGCAGGCTCCTGCAATCAGAGGAGAAAATGCTGCTGCTTCTTTTAAGGAAAAGATGAATATACAAAGCGGTAAGCTCAGGTTTGAACAGCTGACGATGCTTTTGACCGATATCGAAACGTTTGGCAAAAGACTGACGAAATCAAGAAACTTCAAGGACTTGGCAAGATTTAAAGGCTTGATCAAACGTTTTGTGAAAGAAGCCGTGGAAAACGGTTTAACGCTTGAGAATTCAAGGAGTTTCGATTTATACGGAAACAGCAGAACGCTAAGCATCGTCAAGGAGCTTGACGAAAAGCTTGTACAGTTGACAGAGGAATTAATGGATCAAGAAAAGCCCTCTATCGAATTGTTGGAACGAATTGGGGAAATAAAGGGTTTATTGATAAACCTTTACACATAGAGAGTGATGGTATGGCTACAACCTGGACAGACATGCAAAAGCTTCAGCCGCGTGTCATGAAGCTTTTGCAAAACAGTATAGAAAGAAATCGTCTTGCACACGCTTATTTGTTTGAAGGCCGTAAAGGAACAGGCAAGCTGGATGCGGCCATATTGCTGGCGAAAAGTTTTTTTTGTCTGGAAAACGGTGCGGAACCTTGTGAATCCTGCCGAAACTGTCAGCGGATTTCTTCCGGCAACCATCCTGACGTACACGTCGTTCATCCTGATGGCTTATCCATCAAAAAAGGACAGATTCAGGCTCTTCAAGAGGAATTTTCAAAAACGGGCTTGGAATCGCATAAAAAGCTGTACATTATCTCCCATGCAGACCAGATGACGGCAAATGCGGCCAACAGTCTGCTGAAATTTTTGGAAGAGCCGAACAGCGATACGATAGCCATTCTTTTAACGGAACAGCAGCACAAGCTGCTTGATACGATTATATCGCGGTGTCAGGTTCTGTCTTTTCAATCGCTTTTGCCCGAATCGATTGAAAAGGAGCTGATCAAGCAAGGCGTCACACAGCAACTTGCTGCGATTTTGTCGAATATGACCAACAATTTATCGGAAGCGCTCGAATTAAGTCGAAATGATCAGTTTGCAGAGACGAGAGCGAAAGTGATAAAATTGTATGAAGTCTTACACCAGCGAAAAGGACATGCTTTTTTCTATATTCAAGATCAGTGGATGCCCTTTTTTAAGGAGAAAGACCATCAAGAAATGGGTCTTGATATGCTTTTATTTATATATCGTGATGTGTTGTCTATTCAGATCGGACATGAAGATAAAATATTATTTCAGGACTTATTCCAATCATTAAAACAGCACGCGCTGCAATCAACACAACAAAGAGTGACAAACCAGATTCTTGCTGTTTTAGAAGCAAAAAAACGGCTTTATTCCAATGTGAATGCCCAAGGTTTAATGGAGCACTTGGTTTTAATGCTGCAGGAGGGATAAGCTTGTATAACGTCATAGGTGTTCGCTTTAAAAAAGCGGGCAAAATTTATTATTTTGATCCAAACGGATTTCAGATAGATAAAGACAGCTGCGTCATCGTTGAAACGGTTCGCGGCGTTGAATACGGGCAGGTTGTCATCGCGAATAAGAAGGTGGACGAAAACGACGTTGTGCTGCCGTTGAAAAAAGTGATCAGGGTGGCGGATGAACGCGACCGGCTGATTGTGGAAGAAAATCAGGAAGCTGCACTTTCCGCCTTTGACGTATGCCAGAAAAAGGTCAATGAACACGGCTTGGAAATGAAATTGGTCGATGTCGAGTTTACCTTTGACCGAAACAAGGTTATTTTTTATTTTACGGCCGACGGAAGAGTGGACTTCAGAGAGCTTGTTAAGGATTTGGCATCCATCTTTAAAACGAGAATCGAACTGAGACAGATCGGTGTAAGAGATGAAGCCAAGATGCTGGGCGGCATCGGGCCTTGCGGAAGAATGCTGTGCTGTTCGACGTTTCTTGGCGATTTTGAACCGGTTTCTATCAAAATGGCAAAAGACCAAAATCTGTCCCTTAATCCAACGAAGATTTCCGGTCTATGCGGACGGCTGATGTGCTGTCTGAAATACGAAAACGATGAATACGAAACAGCCAAAGAACAGCTTCCGGATATCGGAGAAGTGATCGCCACGTCCAACGGACCGGCAAAGGTCGTCGGACTGAATATTCTCGAACGCATCCTGCAAGTCGAATTGACAGATTGCGAAAAAG is a window encoding:
- a CDS encoding stage 0 sporulation family protein; translation: MYNVIGVRFKKAGKIYYFDPNGFQIDKDSCVIVETVRGVEYGQVVIANKKVDENDVVLPLKKVIRVADERDRLIVEENQEAALSAFDVCQKKVNEHGLEMKLVDVEFTFDRNKVIFYFTADGRVDFRELVKDLASIFKTRIELRQIGVRDEAKMLGGIGPCGRMLCCSTFLGDFEPVSIKMAKDQNLSLNPTKISGLCGRLMCCLKYENDEYETAKEQLPDIGEVIATSNGPAKVVGLNILERILQVELTDCEKVVEYTWDELLQEGVVSAQTTD
- a CDS encoding DUF327 family protein, with product MKISQELRTMIEKQQAPAIRGENAAASFKEKMNIQSGKLRFEQLTMLLTDIETFGKRLTKSRNFKDLARFKGLIKRFVKEAVENGLTLENSRSFDLYGNSRTLSIVKELDEKLVQLTEELMDQEKPSIELLERIGEIKGLLINLYT
- a CDS encoding toxic anion resistance protein, with amino-acid sequence MTESNPSQRKGAAGRDLLVDPYGQGADVLSEKNRRRALQLAEQIDPKNHQSITQFGAQTQSKLADFSHAFLEHVQKNDAGETGNVLGELVKKLKQVSPDELQPKKRSFFSRFFGGGSHSVQEVLSRYQKTAVQIDRISVRLEYSRTALIGDRKMLDQLYEKNREYYEALNIYIAAGRLKLEELHTKIIPKLKEELKTERHHMAAHDINDMIQFADRLEKRLYDLTVSRQITLQSAAQIQLIQHTNQVLAEKIQSSIITAIPLWKNQVAIALALLRQHRAAETQKQVSDTTNELLIKNAEMLKANSVEIAKEKERGFVDIETLKKVQDNLIGIIEETLNIQEEGQAKRLKAEEKIRQLEGDFKMKLMNMKDDR
- a CDS encoding aminotransferase class I/II-fold pyridoxal phosphate-dependent enzyme → MKTPLYTALVHHAEGNHQSFHVPGHHNGDVFFDEARTLFESILKIDVTELTGLDDLHEPSGVIKEAQDLTSELFGAKESFFLVNGSTVGNLAMILSVCGPGDVLLVQRNCHKSVFHAVELSGAQPVFLTPEVDDALDVPTHVLQKTVQDAILKHPSAKGLMLTYPNYYGHAVNLQPVIAEAHKHDIPVLVDEAHGAHFILGRPFPQPALEAGADAVVQSAHKTLPAMTMGSYLHLNSGRINRDRLKHYVTVLQSSSPSYPIMASLDLARAYAEEIIKSHRITKIEKGINEIKEHFFKIKGLEIVEPADPGVRQDPLKLCVRSLHGHSGYELKSIFEANGVHPELADEKQVLFILPLEGKSRLAPELIRKIEKGIDHWPAAKQSRSRIELPIEKITTLPFEKSVLSSLKKEAVPLSRAAGRISAEQVIPYPPGIPLIMAGERITEESISQLSRLIDLNVHIQGGVHLEDKQITVYIEEE
- the tmk gene encoding dTMP kinase; the encoded protein is MSGLFITFEGPEGAGKTTVLEAAAQILMKNGHSVLATREPGGIDISEQIREVILNPKNTDMDPKTEALLYAAARRQHLVEKVKPALDKGQIVLCDRFIDSSLAYQGYARGLGMDEVLSVNQFAIGGMMPDVTIFFAIEPEEGLKRINANEDREKNRLDLEQIHFHKRVQEGYQEAIKRFPDRFQTVDASQTFEDVLKRVNQIINEALKNRL
- a CDS encoding cyclic-di-AMP receptor, which translates into the protein MKLIIAVVQDQDSNRLLKALTDHNFRVTKLASTGGFLKSGNTTFMMGVDDIRVDKALSLIKENGSKRDQLIAPVSPMGGNADSYVPYPVEVEVGGATVFVLPIEQFHQF
- the holB gene encoding DNA polymerase III subunit delta'; this encodes MATTWTDMQKLQPRVMKLLQNSIERNRLAHAYLFEGRKGTGKLDAAILLAKSFFCLENGAEPCESCRNCQRISSGNHPDVHVVHPDGLSIKKGQIQALQEEFSKTGLESHKKLYIISHADQMTANAANSLLKFLEEPNSDTIAILLTEQQHKLLDTIISRCQVLSFQSLLPESIEKELIKQGVTQQLAAILSNMTNNLSEALELSRNDQFAETRAKVIKLYEVLHQRKGHAFFYIQDQWMPFFKEKDHQEMGLDMLLFIYRDVLSIQIGHEDKILFQDLFQSLKQHALQSTQQRVTNQILAVLEAKKRLYSNVNAQGLMEHLVLMLQEG
- a CDS encoding 5-bromo-4-chloroindolyl phosphate hydrolysis family protein; the encoded protein is MKPICHFLLRTVTASTMSVFLWFTSFFAFDQTFLLSSLYAAGAWTVIYAGGKWYGTYLFLRDNQLTRREYAYIKQNLREAKEKIARLRKALFAVRNIQTIKQNFEILRIVRRIYTITKKEPKRFYQVERFYYQHLDSIVELTEKYALLASQPKRNAKLEVSLSETRMTIDKLAKQLEEDLYCLLKSDIEHLEFELDVAKNSLKKS
- a CDS encoding sigma factor G inhibitor Gin produces the protein MSKSDHGETCIICEQTKSEGIHLYTKFLCEDCEKKIISTSTSDPQYSDYVKKLKSLRTPPLYS
- a CDS encoding amino acid permease, which gives rise to MEIIPLSILKGLSLMKDPHLIKQTVKHQQAKQAAQGKGPELKWWQLSLIGIGSIIGAGFFLGTGLSIKTAGPSVLLGYMIAGLTTFFVFSALAEMTVNDPQAGSFRTYARKAYGHPISFMSGWMYWLAGIFIMSSEVVALATFTQFWFPYIPLWVFSIMYSGLGIGINLLGVKNFGKIESIFAIIKLSTLIAFVCFGLLFVFGVVNPKDAAGTASVAFGALFPNGVIGLWSALIFVFFSFGGIAVIGVVSSELENKNEIPKAGFGLTIPLVSIYLAALLLIFLMVDWTTVNESESPFVTALAAFQIPYIDSIFNAIIISAAFSTMVGALFSVSHVMISLAQDGDAPKGLQEKNSRGIAFKSLSLTALGLCISIFFSYLLPSNMYEYITTSAGVMLILNWIIILASHIKLHPTYQNKTSFKAFGYPFTSYLGIGFILLALSGAMIHTSERIGLFISVALLFVIFLCYKIIFQVRKQ